In Thalassophryne amazonica chromosome 13, fThaAma1.1, whole genome shotgun sequence, the sequence GTTGGCTTACAGctaaacatgtttctttactgtgcaatGAACTGAATGTTTTCttatcatttacatttactcatATTTTAATTAAATTCAATATCAAACAGAAAATGCATCTGAATAGTGCAGATAATCTCAACCGCTTATGTTGTTTGTAGAAGGATAACGAGGCTTGTAATCTTTTCCAAAGAACTTCTAATTAGCACAATTTAGCAGCCTTGAACATTAAATTATGCTGTGGGCCTGTTGTGTATTTTACTGCTCACGTTGACAAGACTCAGTGGTTAGTGAGTAGCACACTCTTGTGGTGACAATATGCAATAGCAACTGAGCGGCCGCAGACTGTAGATCAAGACGcaatgccacgttcacactggGCACGACGCGAGCGACAGGCGAtggccacaaaagttcaagcaacgcgacgtgatgcatGCGAATGAAGTGACAcaaatgaagcaattttgagcgattggcacgtttgtggTGCTATATCgtgtcacgttgccctcctccccaacttgaaaaatctgaactttttcgtcttgtcgcttcgcaatgaccaatcagggactggatatgtagagaCGTGGAGAAGTCTGGAGTTTAtatttgatgtggacatgtcctgtgtctggcagccagcctgtgagcaggacttatgtcccttttgtcctttatttcatttcaattagacagagtttgaggggagagcgagcagcaccacagcagcagctattttttttttcacgtgcatgcGCGAACGATTCGtcggtgtgaagataattttattaattacacagatgtataacaaaacaaatggtgactggtttataacacgatgacagagtttgaggggagagagagagaggaactgcagcggcagccagttttttttttttttttttttttctttgttcgtaTTTGCGCAcgcgaacaggacaggaggtcctcaaactgggtcctggagaggcagaagtaccgctgaaagaggtcgtcatccagacgcagctcctgcagcaaataatgaaactcccggaattgggaacgtctcatgaggatgttgtgaacccagcgaCAGTTTGCCAGttttccacaacaaatacagcacagcagcacgctccgtgtgatcaaggtccaccaTGATGACTCGACgtcaagcggaatggaagctcctcctatttgatgacgcaggcaaattttcgcagcaaaagtttccgcccaagcagagcgacacaccgggcgatggtggcgcatccATCACCAGGCGAAGGAAGCGAATTTGTGGCATCACGTCGTgtgcagtgtgaacgcggcataagtcccacttttgagtcgccaaacaccagaaaagtctccaatGACATCAGTCACTCGTCACTTCTGAGAAAAATAAGTTACCAAGAGGGTTTGGAAGGTCCCCAGATTTAGTGACAAAGtaaccaagttggcaacactaccCGTCCATATCGATGGTTTCTGTGCCGCAGGATTCTGAGGTGGTGTTTGGGTCCAAACCCACCCGGACTGACCTGACTGTTCTTCTTCAGCAGGATGACTGTTCCATCGTCGATCTCAAACTCGCCGTGATCCTTCAAACATCTCACCTGGGTAAGACGATGGAGGAGAGTCGCCTTTAACGTCtgcaggtcagaggtcaaaggttaTGCAGTTGTGGTTGCTCACCTCGATGTAGAGGCTCTTGGGTGGTTTGGTGTCCTGGGTGATGTCCAGCCCGTCCTCTCCACCCAGAGACCGCATGAAGGTGGACAGAGACTTTTTATACTGACTGAACCACTGCAGCTGAGACCAAACAAACCAGCATAAACATCCTGTGACTGTCAGCAGcagcaggaagtgatgtcacgcTCACCTCCTCGGCACACATGTGGAACCTCACGTTGGCGGGCAGCACGCTGCCGTACTCCCAGCGCAGCACGCGGATCCTCAGCAGGCGGTCGTACCTGCAACACAAACACGACTTTAATGCTGGCTGAGCTGCCGCCGTCAGCTGAGGTGAAGATGGAAGCGGTGTGGGCAGGTACAGGTAGGCGAGGAGGCAGCGCTGGTTCCTCAGCAGGCAGCAGTGACGCAGTTTAATGGAGGGGATCAGCTCACCACGACCTTCGACCTTCGCTTCATTGCTGTGGaacagaggggaaaaataaaacAGTTTGGTTCAAAGggaaacaaaaatcaaaacattTGAGTTTGGTGTTAAAAcgtaaaacacaaagcaacaaatgCAGGTGAGGAAGCGAGCCGGTCCACTCACACGTCCTTCTGGTTCTGCTCATACAGAGCTTCCATCTCCTGTAGAACCTGCCGGAGTCCATCCTCCTGAAAACAGCACAAACTGAACCCGTTAGTCCCCCACCAGGTCTGTCAGAACCACTGCAGTCAGCAACTAGAACTGACACACGATGGTTCTGGTATCACGTTGGCACCAGAACAGTTTGGTATTGAAGAACCACTCTGTGTCCTGCACTAACTAATGGGCTTTCAACAAACTGGTCTCAACAGTTGTCATGTGACATTTGTCTGCGAGACCGGGTCAGGGACTGTGCACCACCACACCCACCAACCACAgagccgccttgggtcctggatggcaaccgcccCAGCAGACAACAGGTCCGTCCCCACCACTCCCAAAGTAACctatctgctgcagacaggtggaGTGTGGGTGTGTCTTCAGACAGCAGGTGGAGCGTGGGCGTGTCCACGTGGACTagatgtggtgtctgatgttccctcacagtgtcagtgatcctacaGAGACGAGTCATTCCAGTGGGACCCAAAGTTCCTCCACAGAGACCAGGGCCCGTGTTCATGAAGCATCccgaggctaaaaatagctcttaGTGACATCATTCTAAGAAAAATGTTAAAACTCCTCAAATTCTTAAACCTGTCttagaatggtaaatggactgaatttatatcgtgcttttccatctgcatcagacactcaaagcgctttacaataatgcctcacattcaccccgatatcagggtgctgccatacaaggtgctcactacatacgGGGAACAACTaggttaaaggccttgcccaagggcccttagtgattttccggtcaggctgggatttgaattgaggatcctctggtctcaagcccaacgcttaaccactagaccatcacctcccattttcccttggtaagatgaaagttggtcacaaagcaccttaggccttaagagagctcctaaggtgccaaactgttcAGAggagtgaggaggacttttaagaagcctaagagtgtcttaaacagagaagacggcagaaagacagagaggaagcagagacattCTCCGTATgttggatgacagtgagtcagtaactcgATGGTGCAGAGATAATGTTTGTGGTCGACCTCATCAGGAACGAGTTGACTTTTCCCACCCAGCATAGTAACGGAATAACagctgagatgaaggtcatcacaacactgATACCTGGACACGGGAACAATGTGACTTGTATGTAAACTCTATAACATTCACACATTTATAAATCTAAAAGTGATGTCATCAGCCAGAGTCTAAACTCAGCTGTTTGAGTTTGTGTGCTACAGTCTCTGCTGTCGCTTTGGATGACAGCACGTACCAGAGCTTCTCACAGTGTGGAAACAGAACAACAAGCTAATCactataatacaacccctggcaaaaattatggaatcaccggcctcggaggatgttcattctgttgtttaattttgtagaaaaaaagcagatcacagacatgacacaaaactaaagtcatttcaaatggcaactttctggctttaagaaacactataggaaatcaagaaaaaaagattgtggcagtcagtaacggttacttttttagaccaagcagaggggaaaaaaatatggaatcactcagttctgaggaaaaaattatggaatcaccctgtaaattttcatccccaaaactaacacctgcatcaaatcacatctgctcgttgacattgaccctatgccatgacattgaccctatgtgtctttttgcaaggaatgtttttgcagtttttgctctatggcaagatgcattatcatcttgaaaaatgatttcatcatccccaaacatcctttcaattgatgggataagaaaagtgtccaaaataacaatgtaaacttgtgcatttattgatgatgtaatgacagccatctccccagtgcctttacctgacatgcagccccatatcatcaatgactgtggaaatttacatgttctcttcaggcagtcatctttataaatctcattggaacggcaccaaacaaaagttccagcatcaccaccttgcccaatgcagattcgagattcatcactgaatatgactttcatccagtcatccacagtccacgattgcttttccttagcccattgtaaccttgtttttttctgtttaggtgttaatgatggctttcgtttagcttttctgtatgtaaatcccatttcctttaggcggtttcttacagttcggtcacagacgttgactccagtttcctcccattcattcctcatttgttttgttgtgcattttcgatttttgagacatattgctttaagttttctgtcttgacgctttgatgtctttcttggtctaccagtatgtttgcctttaacaaccttcccatgtttgtatttggtccagagtttagacacagctgactgtgaacaaccaacatcttttgcaacactgcgtgatgatttaccctcttttaagagtttgataatcctctcctttgtttcaattgacatctctcgtgttggagccatgattcatgtcagtccacttggtgcaacagctctccaaggtgtgatcactcctttttagatgcagactaacgagcagatctgatttgatgcaggtgttcgttttggggatgaaaatttacagggtgattccataattttttcctcagaattgagtgattccatatttttttcctctgcttggtctaaaaaagtaactgttactgactgccacaatctttttttcttgatttcttatagtgtttcttaaagccagaaagttgccatttgaaatgactttagttttgtgtcatgtctgtgatctgcttttttttctacaaaattaaacaactgaatgaacatcctccgaggccggtgattccataattattgccaggggttgtagtcagcatgtgaatgaggttcCTTCAAACATTTTCACTGTGTAAcagttttgctgagtttcatcattatgacattaagttattttcacatttca encodes:
- the gins1 gene encoding DNA replication complex GINS protein PSF1 — translated: MFCEKATELIRELQRLSDGQLPAFNEDGLRQVLQEMEALYEQNQKDVNEAKVEGRGELIPSIKLRHCCLLRNQRCLLAYLYDRLLRIRVLRWEYGSVLPANVRFHMCAEELQWFSQYKKSLSTFMRSLGGEDGLDITQDTKPPKSLYIEVRCLKDHGEFEIDDGTVILLKKNSQHFLPRWKCEQLIRQGVLEHVVS